One Solibacillus sp. R5-41 DNA segment encodes these proteins:
- a CDS encoding metallophosphoesterase family protein, with protein sequence MNLFIVSDIHGMYQQFEHLINKWDMESKLVILGDMIDRGPQSLDVIRKVMDLKQTYGQQVIVCKGNHEVMFLNYLTLPEANVDFYFRNGGRQTMDSFLNQLPNETKALNPIEQAAVIKEKFNEEIAFIESAELYVVVGGVLLTHAGFETAYDNLDESNEDNFLWMRNHYLKENQTPYVNVFGHTPLKFIHEQDDIWISEDCKYIGIDGGCCYGGQLNALHISEKGEILNSFYEK encoded by the coding sequence TTGAATTTATTCATAGTAAGTGATATTCACGGGATGTATCAGCAATTTGAACATTTAATTAATAAGTGGGATATGGAAAGTAAATTGGTGATTTTGGGCGATATGATTGATCGAGGTCCACAGTCATTAGATGTGATTCGAAAAGTAATGGACTTAAAGCAAACTTATGGGCAACAGGTTATTGTTTGTAAGGGGAATCATGAGGTTATGTTTTTGAACTATTTAACATTACCAGAAGCGAATGTAGATTTTTATTTTCGAAATGGTGGGCGTCAAACAATGGATTCTTTTTTAAATCAATTGCCAAATGAAACAAAAGCGTTAAACCCGATTGAACAAGCTGCTGTCATAAAGGAAAAGTTCAATGAGGAAATCGCCTTTATAGAAAGTGCTGAGTTATATGTCGTTGTAGGTGGCGTTTTACTAACACATGCTGGTTTTGAAACGGCTTATGACAATTTGGATGAATCCAATGAGGATAATTTTTTATGGATGCGTAACCATTACTTAAAAGAAAATCAAACGCCATATGTGAATGTGTTTGGGCATACACCATTAAAGTTTATTCATGAACAAGATGATATTTGGATTAGTGAAGATTGCAAATATATAGGTATTGATGGTGGCTGCTGCTATGGTGGGCAATTAAATGCCTTACACATTTCAGAAAAGGGCGAGATTTTGAATTCTTTTTATGAAAAGTGA
- a CDS encoding bifunctional 2-polyprenyl-6-hydroxyphenol methylase/3-demethylubiquinol 3-O-methyltransferase UbiG, whose amino-acid sequence MLVKSEQDLLKLLDTLLREPQSFWDDFYQDKLKPIPFFINKPDENLVDYIETGKIQPKKVLELGCGAGRNAIYLAKQGFSVVGVDLSENALHWANERAEEAKLEIDFIHSDIFELDLQENNFDLIYDSGCFHHLAPHRRITYLELIHKFLKTDGYFALCSFEVGGAYGGSDISDEEVYKKRTLDGGLGYTEQQLKEVFQSLNEIEIRKMIPMSDQDNYFGLDGFIVGLFKK is encoded by the coding sequence TTGCTAGTTAAATCCGAGCAAGATTTATTGAAATTGTTAGATACTCTTTTGAGAGAACCTCAAAGTTTTTGGGATGATTTTTATCAAGATAAATTAAAACCAATTCCATTCTTTATTAATAAGCCAGATGAAAATCTAGTAGATTATATAGAAACTGGAAAGATACAACCTAAGAAAGTTTTGGAACTGGGTTGTGGAGCTGGAAGAAATGCTATTTATTTGGCGAAACAAGGTTTTTCAGTAGTTGGAGTAGATTTATCAGAAAATGCGTTACACTGGGCAAATGAGCGAGCGGAGGAAGCAAAATTAGAAATTGATTTTATTCATTCGGATATTTTTGAATTAGATCTACAAGAAAATAATTTTGACTTAATTTATGATTCAGGTTGTTTTCATCATCTTGCACCACATCGGAGAATTACATATTTGGAGCTAATACATAAGTTCCTTAAAACAGATGGATACTTTGCTTTATGTTCTTTTGAAGTGGGAGGGGCATATGGTGGTTCTGATATTTCAGATGAAGAAGTTTATAAAAAACGCACTTTAGATGGCGGATTAGGCTATACAGAGCAGCAATTAAAAGAAGTTTTTCAATCACTAAATGAAATTGAAATACGAAAAATGATACCTATGTCTGACCAAGATAACTATTTTGGATTGGATGGTTTTATTGTTGGTTTGTTTAAAAAATAA
- a CDS encoding NUDIX domain-containing protein, giving the protein MMRDRGSVVLIENNKIALIKRTKDGSVYYVFPGGGIEDGETPEEATKREALEELGVEVKVKECIAKIIFNGTQYFYLVEIINGTFGTGKGAEFTKESKDRGTYLPMWIDIEMLSTINVVPKEVALNVKSIYLSQFCAHTITSYNPR; this is encoded by the coding sequence ATTATGCGAGATAGAGGTTCGGTTGTGTTAATAGAAAATAATAAAATTGCTTTAATTAAAAGGACGAAGGATGGTTCAGTCTATTATGTGTTTCCTGGTGGTGGAATAGAAGATGGCGAAACACCAGAAGAAGCAACAAAAAGGGAAGCTTTAGAAGAATTGGGCGTTGAAGTTAAAGTGAAGGAGTGTATTGCCAAAATTATATTTAATGGCACACAATACTTTTATCTAGTTGAAATAATTAATGGAACTTTTGGTACTGGTAAAGGTGCAGAGTTCACTAAGGAAAGTAAAGACAGAGGCACTTATTTACCAATGTGGATAGATATAGAAATGCTGTCAACTATTAATGTAGTGCCTAAAGAGGTTGCTTTAAATGTAAAATCCATTTATTTGAGTCAATTTTGCGCACATACAATAACCTCCTATAATCCGCGATAA
- a CDS encoding cold-shock protein produces the protein MTQQGTVKWFNAEKGFGFIEVEGGNDVFAHFSAIQGDGFKSLDEGQKVEFSVEDGQRGPQATNIVKL, from the coding sequence ATGACACAACAAGGTACAGTAAAATGGTTCAACGCAGAAAAAGGTTTCGGTTTCATCGAAGTTGAAGGCGGAAACGACGTATTCGCTCACTTCTCAGCTATCCAAGGTGACGGTTTCAAATCACTTGACGAAGGTCAAAAAGTTGAGTTTTCAGTTGAAGACGGTCAACGTGGCCCACAAGCTACAAACATCGTAAAACTTTAA
- a CDS encoding DUF3243 domain-containing protein — MDMNDKVQKELAKINEETKDEILGNFNQFKQYLAEKVELGENMGLSEEKLAKTTELVANYLSKHENPRNREENMLMELWNAGSKEEQHTLAHMLLKMVRKA, encoded by the coding sequence ATGGATATGAACGATAAAGTACAAAAAGAATTAGCTAAGATTAACGAAGAAACAAAAGATGAGATTTTAGGGAACTTTAATCAATTTAAGCAGTATCTTGCTGAAAAAGTAGAGTTGGGAGAAAACATGGGTTTGAGTGAAGAGAAGCTTGCTAAAACGACCGAGTTAGTTGCAAATTATCTCTCCAAACATGAAAACCCAAGAAATAGAGAAGAGAATATGTTAATGGAACTTTGGAATGCCGGATCTAAAGAAGAACAACATACGCTTGCACATATGCTACTTAAGATGGTTAGGAAAGCTTAA
- a CDS encoding deoxyribodipyrimidine photo-lyase has product MKKIIVWFRKDLRLHDNPALWNAAQQGMVIPVYIWSEEEEREYATSEAARWWLHHSLIALEKKLKTHGWTLILRKGSSFAQLTSIIKQTQADAIFFGERYEPSIIRRDRTITSDLLSQVSEVRSFSSNLLFTPMDLLNQKNEPYKVFTSFWKRAIRELVSRPLPIPVNIAPYAKPISSLQVEELGLLPTKTWHEKFHKHWKPGEEGAIARWEQFVEKGLNYYVEKSDIPSALAVSLLSPHLVWGDISVRSVWYSAKRLTDEEPEKYMNSSIDAFLRQLIWREFAYHQLIHYPTMIHDPLREKFKLFPWQGTEEEMKKWQKGMTGYPLVDAGMRELWETGALHNRVRMVVSSFLVKHLLISWVDGSKWFQETLVDFDAASNAMGWQWVAGSGIDAAPYFRIFNPIIQSQKFDADGQYIRKWLPEIANIPSKYIHEPWKAPAHILLEAGVVLGKTYPLPIIDHSFARIRALEAYKEVKNEM; this is encoded by the coding sequence TTGAAAAAAATAATCGTTTGGTTTAGGAAAGATTTACGTTTACATGATAACCCAGCTTTATGGAATGCTGCACAGCAAGGGATGGTCATTCCTGTTTATATTTGGTCGGAGGAAGAGGAACGTGAATATGCTACAAGCGAAGCGGCGAGATGGTGGCTTCATCATTCATTGATTGCCTTGGAAAAAAAACTAAAAACTCATGGATGGACACTAATTTTAAGAAAAGGCAGTAGTTTTGCACAACTGACTTCAATTATTAAACAAACGCAAGCAGATGCTATCTTTTTTGGTGAACGATATGAGCCTTCAATAATTAGACGGGATCGTACAATTACTAGTGACCTGCTTTCTCAGGTAAGTGAAGTTCGTTCGTTTTCATCAAACTTGCTATTTACACCCATGGATTTGTTAAATCAAAAAAATGAACCTTATAAAGTATTTACCTCATTTTGGAAAAGAGCGATACGCGAATTGGTCAGTCGTCCACTTCCAATCCCGGTGAATATTGCTCCATACGCAAAACCAATCTCCTCTTTGCAAGTGGAGGAGCTTGGTTTGTTACCGACAAAGACTTGGCATGAAAAATTTCATAAACACTGGAAGCCAGGTGAAGAGGGGGCAATTGCTAGATGGGAACAGTTTGTGGAGAAAGGGCTTAATTATTATGTAGAGAAAAGCGATATTCCCTCTGCTCTCGCGGTTTCATTGTTGTCGCCTCATTTAGTATGGGGAGATATTAGTGTCAGGTCAGTGTGGTATTCTGCGAAGAGACTTACGGATGAAGAGCCGGAAAAATACATGAATTCTTCCATTGATGCATTCCTAAGGCAACTTATATGGCGGGAGTTCGCTTATCACCAGCTTATCCATTATCCTACAATGATACATGATCCATTACGTGAGAAATTTAAATTGTTTCCTTGGCAGGGAACCGAAGAAGAAATGAAAAAATGGCAAAAAGGCATGACAGGTTATCCCCTTGTTGATGCAGGGATGCGAGAATTATGGGAAACGGGTGCACTTCATAATCGGGTGCGTATGGTTGTTTCTTCTTTCTTAGTTAAACACTTACTCATTTCTTGGGTCGACGGATCTAAGTGGTTTCAAGAAACGCTTGTTGATTTTGATGCTGCTAGTAACGCGATGGGGTGGCAGTGGGTGGCAGGCTCAGGAATTGACGCGGCGCCGTATTTTCGTATATTCAATCCAATTATACAAAGTCAAAAATTTGATGCTGATGGCCAATACATTCGCAAGTGGCTTCCCGAAATTGCAAACATCCCTTCGAAGTATATCCATGAACCGTGGAAAGCGCCCGCACATATACTGCTTGAAGCTGGCGTAGTACTTGGTAAGACGTATCCGCTCCCAATTATCGATCATTCATTTGCCAGAATCCGTGCGTTAGAAGCATATAAAGAAGTTAAAAACGAAATGTGA
- a CDS encoding ABC transporter ATP-binding protein: MGVLELIQVKKTFGSGHKQIEALKETNFSADKGELIAIIGPSGSGKSTFLTIVGGLLTPTSGDVIINDKNLTDLNEKERSKIRLKEIGFILQASNLIPFLTVANQLKLLDQVKKENMTKTQLEALYGDLGIGDLRTKYPADLSGGERQRVAIAKALYSNPSIILADEPTASLDSDRAYEVMELLKNETKNKNTTTIVVTHDIRLVDYCDKVYNMTDGVLVQQK; this comes from the coding sequence ATGGGCGTTTTAGAATTAATACAAGTGAAAAAGACATTTGGCAGTGGTCATAAACAAATAGAAGCACTAAAGGAAACAAACTTCTCGGCGGACAAAGGAGAACTCATTGCGATTATCGGACCATCTGGATCTGGGAAAAGTACTTTCCTTACGATTGTCGGCGGCCTTCTTACGCCTACTTCAGGTGATGTCATCATTAATGATAAGAATTTAACGGATTTGAATGAGAAAGAGCGTTCAAAAATACGGTTGAAGGAAATCGGCTTCATTTTACAAGCTTCCAACCTAATACCATTCTTAACGGTGGCCAATCAGTTGAAGCTATTGGATCAAGTAAAGAAAGAGAATATGACAAAAACTCAACTCGAAGCGCTATATGGGGACTTGGGGATTGGTGATTTACGAACTAAATATCCGGCAGATTTGTCTGGAGGTGAACGTCAGCGAGTGGCGATTGCCAAAGCATTATATAGTAATCCCTCCATTATCTTAGCGGATGAACCAACAGCGTCGCTAGATTCAGACCGTGCCTATGAAGTAATGGAGCTACTGAAAAATGAAACGAAAAACAAAAACACAACAACCATTGTCGTCACACATGATATCCGTCTAGTAGATTATTGCGACAAGGTTTACAACATGACGGATGGCGTACTTGTTCAGCAAAAATAA
- a CDS encoding ABC transporter permease: MFLALNEIKKNKLRFTLIVGVLMLVSYLVFFLSGLATGLENLNRESVDKWNATAIVLTEESDKSINQSSLTIEDTSDVNGKEMAVIGQINAVAGNGEQKTNVSIFGINKDEFIMPEVTEGDAFAKENEVIASDALKEEGFKIGDTLQLSSTAEVLTIVGFTDQARFNAAPVLYGDLSTFHRVKYGDLADKYKESINGIVVRDDKLTAITQNDSLELIEIESFIQNLPGYTEQNLTLNFMIYFLFGISAVIVAIFLYVLTVQKISMFGVMKAQGISNMYLSRSVIAQTFLLAAIGVAVGFVLTLITGAFLPSAVPVAFDLVTMLIYGVVLVVVAIMGAVFSVLTIVRIDPLKAIGG; the protein is encoded by the coding sequence ATGTTTTTGGCCTTGAATGAAATTAAGAAAAATAAATTGCGCTTTACATTAATTGTTGGGGTATTAATGCTCGTATCCTACTTAGTATTCTTTCTATCTGGACTTGCAACTGGCCTGGAAAATTTGAATCGGGAATCCGTCGATAAATGGAATGCTACAGCAATCGTTTTGACAGAGGAATCAGATAAGAGTATAAACCAATCCTCATTAACAATTGAAGATACAAGCGATGTTAATGGCAAAGAAATGGCGGTAATCGGCCAAATAAATGCTGTCGCCGGTAATGGTGAACAAAAGACAAATGTATCAATTTTTGGGATAAACAAAGATGAATTCATTATGCCCGAAGTGACGGAAGGGGATGCGTTTGCTAAAGAAAATGAAGTGATCGCAAGTGATGCATTAAAAGAAGAGGGGTTTAAAATCGGCGATACATTACAATTGTCTTCAACTGCTGAAGTATTAACGATTGTAGGCTTCACAGACCAAGCTAGATTTAATGCGGCGCCAGTTCTGTATGGGGACCTGTCTACATTTCATCGTGTGAAATACGGTGATTTGGCTGATAAATATAAAGAAAGTATTAATGGAATCGTCGTTCGTGATGATAAACTAACAGCTATTACTCAAAACGACTCACTGGAATTAATTGAAATTGAATCGTTTATACAAAACTTGCCGGGTTATACGGAACAGAATTTAACACTAAACTTCATGATCTATTTCTTGTTTGGTATTTCAGCGGTAATTGTAGCCATATTCCTGTATGTTTTGACCGTACAGAAAATCAGTATGTTCGGTGTCATGAAGGCACAAGGTATCTCGAATATGTATCTGTCGCGCTCAGTCATTGCTCAAACGTTCCTATTAGCTGCAATTGGTGTAGCTGTCGGTTTCGTATTGACCTTAATTACCGGTGCATTCTTACCAAGTGCGGTACCAGTAGCATTCGACCTTGTAACGATGCTTATTTACGGTGTTGTTCTAGTTGTCGTTGCGATAATGGGTGCGGTGTTCTCAGTTCTGACAATTGTTCGAATTGATCCATTGAAAGCGATAGGGGGATAA
- a CDS encoding PLP-dependent aminotransferase family protein, with translation MDWKPDRTAKIAIYKQLAQYIENGIADGTFPPDKPLPSERHLANVLNVNRSTVVNAYDELESMGLIERNRGSGTTISKDIWGITKKRIPSWNRYIVAGSFLPNLPVTQKIRKEAVDHQLINLATGELSEELFPKSFLREITSTRSFIGNLGYDHPQGSEILRTTLTKHMKKSRGIETHPTSILITSGAQQALHLIVQCLLKPGDAIAIEDPSYNYNLTIFKSAGIQIHYLPVDRDGINPEDLQSLYKKHRIKMIFLNPDFQNPTGSLMSIKKRETILETSSKLGIPVVEDDPYSLTAFSGDKIPTLKSLDKNGNVLYISSLSKIVASGLRIGWIIGPAPVIERLSDAKQQIDFGHSSFTQWIANDFLESTNFNVHMESLIKELEKRRNKIIKSLNIYLKDQVEYSIPNGGIHIWCKILKNYDEIELLEESIKRGVMYVPGSTMGSKNGFVRFTFAREDEDSIEEGIKRFAEALLKVVTTP, from the coding sequence ATGGATTGGAAACCGGATAGAACAGCGAAAATAGCTATCTATAAACAACTCGCACAATATATTGAAAATGGGATTGCGGATGGGACATTTCCACCTGATAAACCATTACCATCAGAACGGCATTTGGCCAATGTTCTGAATGTAAATAGAAGTACTGTGGTGAATGCATATGACGAATTAGAATCGATGGGGCTAATTGAAAGAAATAGAGGCAGTGGTACTACTATTAGTAAAGATATTTGGGGTATAACAAAAAAACGGATACCTAGTTGGAATAGGTATATTGTGGCGGGCTCCTTTTTACCAAACTTACCTGTAACACAAAAAATAAGAAAAGAAGCTGTTGATCATCAATTAATCAATTTAGCTACTGGTGAATTGTCAGAAGAACTTTTCCCAAAAAGCTTTTTAAGGGAGATAACCTCAACACGATCTTTTATTGGAAACCTCGGATACGATCATCCACAGGGGAGTGAAATCCTAAGAACTACCCTTACAAAACACATGAAAAAAAGTCGGGGAATCGAAACTCATCCTACTTCAATACTTATAACATCTGGAGCCCAACAAGCATTGCATTTAATTGTACAATGTTTATTAAAGCCTGGAGATGCAATAGCAATAGAAGATCCTTCTTACAATTATAATCTTACAATTTTTAAATCAGCAGGTATACAAATACATTATCTACCTGTCGATCGGGATGGAATTAACCCTGAAGATTTGCAGTCATTATATAAGAAACACCGGATTAAAATGATTTTTTTAAATCCAGATTTTCAAAATCCAACAGGTTCCTTAATGAGTATAAAGAAAAGAGAAACTATTTTAGAAACATCCTCAAAGCTTGGAATACCAGTAGTAGAGGACGATCCTTATAGTTTAACAGCTTTTTCAGGAGATAAAATACCTACCCTTAAATCATTAGATAAGAACGGAAACGTATTATACATTAGTTCTTTATCCAAAATTGTTGCCTCAGGATTAAGGATAGGTTGGATCATCGGCCCAGCACCGGTAATTGAAAGATTATCCGATGCAAAGCAGCAAATCGATTTTGGCCATTCAAGCTTTACACAATGGATTGCGAATGATTTTTTAGAATCAACTAATTTCAATGTTCATATGGAAAGTTTAATAAAAGAGTTAGAAAAAAGGCGAAATAAAATTATTAAAAGTCTTAATATATATTTAAAAGACCAGGTGGAGTATTCTATTCCTAACGGTGGTATTCATATATGGTGTAAAATTCTTAAAAATTATGATGAAATTGAATTACTTGAAGAGTCCATTAAAAGAGGCGTCATGTATGTTCCTGGTTCTACAATGGGATCTAAAAATGGATTTGTTCGTTTTACTTTCGCAAGAGAAGATGAGGATTCGATTGAAGAAGGTATCAAAAGGTTTGCAGAAGCGCTTTTGAAAGTAGTAACTACACCATAG
- a CDS encoding YfmQ family protein, translating into MFWILVISVIFFIINFLISPPSSLVTWTLRKFALHSKLDSKDVIVTFNGKQLEGQVKNRFIEYFNEAYILKRHFIFKGNEQLFLNPETTVTPFIMNVKRGNKVFNFSVYCSEDNIDVVKQYKKKVESYSLSSDDLKNFSM; encoded by the coding sequence ATGTTTTGGATTTTAGTTATTTCGGTAATATTTTTTATTATAAATTTTTTAATAAGTCCTCCGAGTTCACTAGTGACATGGACTTTAAGGAAATTTGCACTACATTCAAAACTTGATTCAAAAGATGTTATTGTAACATTTAATGGAAAGCAATTAGAAGGACAAGTAAAAAATAGATTTATTGAATATTTTAATGAAGCTTACATTTTAAAAAGACATTTTATTTTTAAAGGCAATGAACAATTATTCCTAAATCCAGAGACTACCGTTACACCATTTATCATGAACGTAAAAAGAGGCAATAAAGTTTTTAATTTCTCAGTTTATTGTTCTGAAGATAACATTGATGTAGTCAAGCAATACAAGAAAAAAGTTGAATCTTATAGTCTTAGTTCGGATGATTTAAAAAATTTTTCTATGTAA
- a CDS encoding alpha/beta fold hydrolase yields the protein MLQYKIYSKQHKEWVVLVHGAGGSSTIWYKQIRAYRKHFNVLVVDLRGHGACVITNSPTKYTLDLVSRDILDVLDSLNIEKAHFVGISLGTMLIRQLAESNPERFHTMLLAGAVIRITPRLRILLGAANTFKKMIPFIWLYKLMAWIIMPRKAHESSRHLFIQEAKKIKQREFLRWLTLTGGVAKYLVKINEKDTKIPSLYIMGDEDYVFLEPVKRLVKKQPSSKLVILKDSGHVCNVDQDVEFNEVSLQFLCNALN from the coding sequence TTGTTACAATATAAAATATATAGCAAACAACACAAAGAGTGGGTCGTTTTAGTACATGGCGCTGGAGGGAGCTCGACGATTTGGTACAAGCAAATTCGGGCATACCGCAAGCATTTTAATGTATTGGTTGTTGATCTTCGAGGTCATGGTGCTTGTGTGATTACGAATAGTCCGACTAAATATACCCTTGATTTAGTTAGTCGGGATATTTTAGATGTGCTCGATTCATTAAACATTGAAAAGGCTCATTTTGTAGGGATTTCACTAGGTACGATGTTAATTCGCCAATTAGCTGAATCGAATCCAGAGCGTTTCCACACGATGTTGCTAGCAGGCGCTGTGATACGGATTACACCTAGGCTGCGAATTTTACTTGGTGCAGCCAATACATTTAAAAAAATGATTCCGTTTATTTGGTTATATAAATTGATGGCGTGGATTATTATGCCGAGAAAAGCCCATGAGTCTTCACGCCATTTATTTATTCAAGAGGCAAAAAAAATTAAGCAAAGAGAGTTTTTACGTTGGTTAACATTAACGGGTGGTGTCGCAAAATATTTAGTGAAAATTAATGAAAAGGATACAAAAATTCCGTCACTCTACATAATGGGAGACGAGGATTATGTATTTTTAGAACCCGTGAAGCGATTAGTGAAAAAGCAACCATCTAGTAAATTAGTCATATTAAAAGACAGTGGCCATGTATGCAATGTAGATCAAGATGTGGAATTTAATGAAGTGTCATTACAATTCTTATGTAACGCATTGAACTAG
- the yiaA gene encoding inner membrane protein YiaA, whose amino-acid sequence MSNDNEVLLDKGKRNDLKVKEVRREGEPTPAFKGASWSALLVGVVSYFIGLFNANMQLNEKGYYFAILVFGLYSAISLQKAVRDKEEGIPVTPIYYGISWVALCVSIALMAIGLYNAASIVLSEKGFYGMAFVLSVFAAITIQKNIRDTQRAREKD is encoded by the coding sequence ATGTCCAATGATAATGAAGTTCTTTTAGATAAAGGAAAACGAAATGATTTAAAAGTGAAAGAAGTAAGGAGAGAAGGGGAACCGACTCCAGCATTCAAAGGCGCTTCTTGGTCAGCGCTATTAGTAGGTGTTGTGTCTTATTTTATCGGTTTGTTTAACGCAAATATGCAATTGAACGAAAAAGGATATTACTTTGCAATTTTAGTATTTGGACTTTATTCAGCAATATCTTTACAAAAAGCCGTTAGAGATAAGGAGGAGGGAATACCCGTTACTCCTATTTATTATGGAATTAGTTGGGTAGCACTTTGTGTTTCGATTGCATTAATGGCGATTGGTTTATACAATGCGGCAAGTATTGTTTTAAGCGAAAAAGGATTTTATGGGATGGCTTTTGTTCTTAGTGTATTTGCAGCGATAACGATTCAAAAGAATATTAGAGATACACAGAGGGCGAGAGAAAAGGATTGA